DNA sequence from the Streptomyces tsukubensis genome:
AGCCTCGGCGGTCGGCTGGTCGGCGGACCGGCTGGGAGTCGACGGGGGCGGCCCCGGGAGCGTACTCCTGCGGATCGCGGCCATCGCGGTCGCGGTCGCCGCCGACTTCCTCATCCTGCTCTATCTGCTGACGCTGCTGCCGGGGGTGCAGCCGCCGCGCCGCAGGCTGGTGGTGGCCGGACTGATCGGGGCGGTCGGCTTCGAGGCGCTGAAGCTGCTGATCGGCGGGTACATCAGGGAGGTCGCGGGGCGGAGTCTGTACGGCGCGTTCGGGGTGCCCGTCGCGCTGCTGCTCTGGATCAACCTGACGGCGAAGCTGCTGCTGTTCTGCGCGGCCTGGACCGCGACGCGGGAGCCGGACGAACCGGATGAGGCGGGCAAGCGCACTGAGCCGGATAAGCCGGATAAAGCGGACGGCTGATTCTCCGTCTCCCCGGGGAGCCCGGACTCCGGGCTCCCCGCGCACCCGCCCGTCACCCCCTCAGGCCCGGCGTCGCGGCCAGCGGCGGTTCACCACCAACGCCCCGAAGGCCAGCACGACGAGCACACCGCCCGCGATCGCCAGGGCCGTACCCACACCCCCCGACGACTGCTCCTTCTCCTTCGCCTTGGCCGCCGCGGCGGTCCGGGCCCGTTCGGTCTGGTCGGAGTGCTTGTCGGGACCGGCTCCCACCGGCGGCTTGGCCGACCGGGGCGCGACCAGTTCACCGACCGGAGTGACCTTGCCCGCCGCCGCGAAACCCCAGTCCAGCAGGCGCGAGGTCTCCTTGTAGACGGCGTGCCGCTCACCGGAATCCGGGTTCATCACGGTGACGAGGAGCACCTTGCCGTTGCGCTCCGCGACTCCGGTGAAGGTCGCGCCCGCCTGCGACGTATTGCCGTTCTTGACCCCCGCGACACCCGGGTACGGGGCGACTCCGTCACCCGTGAGCAGCCGGTTCGTATTGGCGATCTCGAAGGTCTCGCGCTTTCCGCCGACCGTCCTCCCCGGGAACTCCGCCTCGGAGGTCGCCGCGTACTCCCGGAAGTCCTTCTTCTGCAGACCGCTGCGGGCGATCAGGGTGAGGTCGTACGCGGACGACACCTGGCCCGCCGCGTCATAGCCGTCCGGCGAGACCACCTGGGTGTCCAGCGCCTGGAGCTCCTCCGCGTGCGCCTGCATCTCCTGGACGGTCTTGTCGATGCCGCCGTTCATCGCGGAGAGCACGTGCACGGCGTCGTTGCCGGAGACGAGGAACACCCCGAGCCACAGATCGTGGACGGAGTACGTCAGCTCCTCCTTGATGCCGACCGCGCTGCTGCCGGAGCCCACGCCCTCCAGGTCCTGCCAGGTGACCTTGTGGGTGTCGGTCTTCGGCAGCTTGGGCAGCAGGGTGTCCGCGAAGAGCATCTTCATGGTCGAGGCGGGCGGCAGCCGCCAGTGGGAGTTGTGGGACGCGAGGACGTCACCGCTCTCCGCGTCCGCCACGATCCACGAACGGGCGCTCAGCCCGGACGGCAGGACGGGGGCGCCCGCGCCCAGCTTGACCTGGGTGCCCGGCGTGCCGAGAAGGGTGCCGCCGACCGTGGACATCGCGGCCGGGGGAAGGGGCTGCTTCCTGACCGGCTTGCCCTGCTGTCCCTTTCTGCCCTTCTGATCCGTCCGGTTCAGTCGGTTCGTCTGGTTTTTCTGGTTCGACCGGTCCGCGCCGACGGAATGTTCCCCGACGGACCGTTCCCCGACCGCGGCGCCGGCGGCGGAGTGCGCGGTCGCGGACGCCGGAGCGGCGATGAGCGCGGGCAACAGCGTCGCGGCGGCGGCCGTCAGGGCCGTCTTCTTCAGAACAGACACGGACGAGAAATTACCTGTCAGACGGGAAAATATGCTTGTCGGGCCGGTGAGTCGCCGGTACGGCCCCGGATCCGGCGCACCTGCGCGTGCCACCCGCCCGGGCGCGCCGCGACCCCGGAGGTCCACCCCGGCGGCCGCTCCGGATACTGGTCGTATGAAGCTCAGCCGCCGCGCCTCCTGGTTCCTGCTCGCCTTCGGCGCGTGGAGCTGGTTCATCTGGGTCTCTTTCGTCCGCAATCTGTGGAAGGACGGCAGCGGGCTCGCCTTTGACGACGCCGGTGATCCCACCGGCTACTTCTGGGTCCATCTGGTGCTTGCCATCACGTCGTTTCTTCTGGGGACGGCCGTGGGGATCATCGGGTTCCGCGGGGTCCGAGCGGTACGGCGGGATCCGGACAGCACCGGAACCGCCGACCGGACCGAGCCCCGGGTTCCCGCCGCGGCGCCGTCCGCGCCCGGCTCCGGCGACGGCCGCTGACGGCGACCGACGGCTCCGTACGGGTTTCCGCACGACCTCCGGTGATGATCATCTTCGGTGATGACCGCCGCCGGGCACCAGAGGCGCCCGCGGCGCGTTGAGATGCCCGGAGGGGCGACCGGAGCCGACCGGTCCCCC
Encoded proteins:
- a CDS encoding D-alanyl-D-alanine carboxypeptidase family protein is translated as MSVLKKTALTAAAATLLPALIAAPASATAHSAAGAAVGERSVGEHSVGADRSNQKNQTNRLNRTDQKGRKGQQGKPVRKQPLPPAAMSTVGGTLLGTPGTQVKLGAGAPVLPSGLSARSWIVADAESGDVLASHNSHWRLPPASTMKMLFADTLLPKLPKTDTHKVTWQDLEGVGSGSSAVGIKEELTYSVHDLWLGVFLVSGNDAVHVLSAMNGGIDKTVQEMQAHAEELQALDTQVVSPDGYDAAGQVSSAYDLTLIARSGLQKKDFREYAATSEAEFPGRTVGGKRETFEIANTNRLLTGDGVAPYPGVAGVKNGNTSQAGATFTGVAERNGKVLLVTVMNPDSGERHAVYKETSRLLDWGFAAAGKVTPVGELVAPRSAKPPVGAGPDKHSDQTERARTAAAAKAKEKEQSSGGVGTALAIAGGVLVVLAFGALVVNRRWPRRRA